A region of Necator americanus strain Aroian chromosome I, whole genome shotgun sequence DNA encodes the following proteins:
- a CDS encoding hypothetical protein (NECATOR_CHRI.G873.T2) codes for MALTQEMACVYAALILQDDEVAITGDKIATLLKAANVEFEPFWPGLFAKAVEGIDVKNLITSVSSGAGSAGPAPAAAGGAAAPAAAEAPAAESKKKEEPKEESDDDMGFGLFD; via the exons ATGGCTTTGACCCAGGAAATGGCTTGCGTTTACGCCGCTCTCATCCTCCAGGATGATGAAGTCGCAATCACTGGTGACAAGATCGCTACCCTCCTTAAGGCCGCCAACGTTGAGTTCGAACCATTCTGGCCAGGACTCTTTGCTAAGGCAGTCGAAGGAATTGATGTCAAG AACTTGATTACCTCCGTTTCATCTGGCGCTGGCTCTGCTGGGCCTGCACCAGCCGCTGCTGGTGGCGCCGCAGCTCCTGCAGCCGCTGAGGCACCAGCTGCCGAGagcaagaagaaggaagagccAAAGGAGGAGTCCGACGATGATATGGGATTCGGTCTCTTCGACTGA
- a CDS encoding hypothetical protein (NECATOR_CHRI.G874.T1), which yields MGMGKPRVDIAFQLQFGQNDLNCGAIGWGIAVSAGCKVREIKIGCFGVDGSGKTTILKMIKGEDPRGVLSTNGFSMIDMEYDDDFTIKVYDLGGHERIRDIWTNYYAEVHGIMYVVDISDESRLDENYETIRKVQLHKDTAKKPFLVVLNKKKPTELDDFDFSMNADLNAVGSQQNQMIFVTHVNVYKGELNNAKHPPPLVSRRPKRSASPLLTQFCVFVDKIIEHYVFLSEGVQAAEMALKMRQQAERDERRLRLMQQEQDKINSEIAALEGRAATGNGDIRCEAPIPEEPIYSEVQQKVAATAAATTDPDSIPITSRSPQPSVSDTQSPTEVSPRPTVSQVSNEVTDAALTKPIPLPPPKPARNRVVPVDDGSRPQSAPRNQNIFTVERPNHVDATTKNSIAREKHLNRMRRIQEGLRRKIEVIQLQPLDL from the exons ATGGGTATGGGAAAGCCCCGGGTGGACATTGCTTTCCAGCTACAgtttggtcaaaacgacttgaactGTGGGGCAATTGGATGGGGGATTGCGGTATCCGCAGGATGTAAAGTACG ggAGATCAAAATCGGTTGTTTTGGTGTCGATGGTTCCGGCAAAACCACTATTCTCAAAATGATAAAAGGAG AAGATCCACGCGGTGTACTGTCAACGAATGGTTTCTCTATGATCGATATGGAGTACGACGACGATTTCACCATCAAAGTGTACGACCTCGGCGGTCACGAAAGGATTCGAGACATTTGGACGAATTACTATGCCGAG GTTCATGGAATCATGTACGTTGTCGACATTTCCGATGAAAGTCGTCTCGACGAAAACTATGAAACAATACGCAAA GTTCAACTTCACAAAGACACAGCGAAGAAACCGTTTCTAGTGGtgttgaacaagaaaaaacctaCTGAACTCGATGATTTCGATTTCTCAATGAAT GCTGACCTTAACGCTGTCGGCTCACAGCAGAATCAAATGATATTCGTCACACACGTCAATGTCTATAAAGGAGAA CTCAACAATGCCAAACATCCACCACCCTTGGTTTCGAGACGTCCGAAACGTTCTGCCAGTCCTCTTCTAACGCAGTTTTGTGTATTTGTAGATAAG ATAATTGAACACTATGTTTTTCTGTCGGAAGgagtccaagcagctgaaatGGCTCTAAAAATGCGTCAGCAAGCGGAACGTGATGAGCGACGTTTGCGGCTAATGCAGCAAGAACAAGACAAAATAAACAGCGAAATAGCAGCACTGGAGGG TCGGGCAGCAACTGGAAACGGAGATATCCGATGTGAAGCGCCGATTCCGGAAGAGCCGATTTATTCGGAGGTTCAACAGAAAGTCGCGGCAACAGCAGCCGCTACTACTGACCCTGATTCTATACCAATAACTTCGCGTTCACCCCAACCATCTGTCTCGGATACACAATCACCG ACGGAAGTCTCACCACGTCCTACAGTATCCCAAGTGTCAAATGAAGTAACTGATGCTGCACTTACAAAGCCGATTCCTTTGCCGCCACCAAAGCCGGCTCGAAACCGAGTGGTACCAGTTGACG atgGCAGTCGACCGCAGTCCGCTCCGAGAAATCAAAATATATTTACTGTTGAACGACCAAACCATGTGGACGCTACTACCAAAAACTCTATAG CACGAGAAAAACATCTCAATCGAATGCGTCGAATACAAGAAGGATTACGAAGGAAAATCGAAGTTATCCAATTACAGCCATTAGACTTGTGA
- a CDS encoding hypothetical protein (NECATOR_CHRI.G874.T2) — MGLCCCTPKLPKQKREIKIGCFGVDGSGKTTILKMIKGEDPRGVLSTNGFSMIDMEYDDDFTIKVYDLGGHERIRDIWTNYYAEVHGIMYVVDISDESRLDENYETIRKVQLHKDTAKKPFLVVLNKKKPTELDDFDFSMNADLNAVGSQQNQMIFVTHVNVYKGELNNAKHPPPLVSRRPKRSASPLLTQFCVFVDKIIEHYVFLSEGVQAAEMALKMRQQAERDERRLRLMQQEQDKINSEIAALEGRAATGNGDIRCEAPIPEEPIYSEVQQKVAATAAATTDPDSIPITSRSPQPSVSDTQSPTEVSPRPTVSQVSNEVTDAALTKPIPLPPPKPARNRVVPVDDGSRPQSAPRNQNIFTVERPNHVDATTKNSIAREKHLNRMRRIQEGLRRKIEVIQLQPLDL, encoded by the exons ATGGGATTGTGCTGTTGCACACCAAAACTGCCGAAACAGAAACG ggAGATCAAAATCGGTTGTTTTGGTGTCGATGGTTCCGGCAAAACCACTATTCTCAAAATGATAAAAGGAG AAGATCCACGCGGTGTACTGTCAACGAATGGTTTCTCTATGATCGATATGGAGTACGACGACGATTTCACCATCAAAGTGTACGACCTCGGCGGTCACGAAAGGATTCGAGACATTTGGACGAATTACTATGCCGAG GTTCATGGAATCATGTACGTTGTCGACATTTCCGATGAAAGTCGTCTCGACGAAAACTATGAAACAATACGCAAA GTTCAACTTCACAAAGACACAGCGAAGAAACCGTTTCTAGTGGtgttgaacaagaaaaaacctaCTGAACTCGATGATTTCGATTTCTCAATGAAT GCTGACCTTAACGCTGTCGGCTCACAGCAGAATCAAATGATATTCGTCACACACGTCAATGTCTATAAAGGAGAA CTCAACAATGCCAAACATCCACCACCCTTGGTTTCGAGACGTCCGAAACGTTCTGCCAGTCCTCTTCTAACGCAGTTTTGTGTATTTGTAGATAAG ATAATTGAACACTATGTTTTTCTGTCGGAAGgagtccaagcagctgaaatGGCTCTAAAAATGCGTCAGCAAGCGGAACGTGATGAGCGACGTTTGCGGCTAATGCAGCAAGAACAAGACAAAATAAACAGCGAAATAGCAGCACTGGAGGG TCGGGCAGCAACTGGAAACGGAGATATCCGATGTGAAGCGCCGATTCCGGAAGAGCCGATTTATTCGGAGGTTCAACAGAAAGTCGCGGCAACAGCAGCCGCTACTACTGACCCTGATTCTATACCAATAACTTCGCGTTCACCCCAACCATCTGTCTCGGATACACAATCACCG ACGGAAGTCTCACCACGTCCTACAGTATCCCAAGTGTCAAATGAAGTAACTGATGCTGCACTTACAAAGCCGATTCCTTTGCCGCCACCAAAGCCGGCTCGAAACCGAGTGGTACCAGTTGACG atgGCAGTCGACCGCAGTCCGCTCCGAGAAATCAAAATATATTTACTGTTGAACGACCAAACCATGTGGACGCTACTACCAAAAACTCTATAG CACGAGAAAAACATCTCAATCGAATGCGTCGAATACAAGAAGGATTACGAAGGAAAATCGAAGTTATCCAATTACAGCCATTAGACTTGTGA
- a CDS encoding hypothetical protein (NECATOR_CHRI.G875.T2): MRNKLGMKREHTDDDRYGSSRNSKRQRADGFSEALAQGKFELRILVSSKCAGAIIGKGGENIKRLRNQFEGQISVPDSNSPERVLTLVCPPSVIVRIVEDILPRIEDTQNEKDKCTIRLLVHQSHAGALIGRQGGKIKELRDRTNARIKVFQQCCPQSTDRICMLSGDDRNVIDAVEHIVEELKQIPIKGPVNPYTSFNYDPAMAPDYGGFSPAYPTSGRGGPPISPFSGGPRRSLGAPLPPMRGGGGLGGPDMRYDRGIGRDYDSGPYGGPMGGPPQYGGGGGLYGGYPGQNSIQTTQVTIPSDLGGTIIGRGGDRINRIRDESGAQIQLEPSSGQEERVITITGTQTQIHAAQYLLQQCVRQSAAGRKYIEQQQAGHHSHHR, from the exons ATGAGAAACAAATTGG gAATGAAGCGCGAACACACTGACGACGACCGTTACGGAAGTTCACGTAATTCCAAACGGCAGAGAGCCGACGG TTTCTCCGAAGCATTGGCTCAGGGTAAATTCGAACTACGTATCCTTGTGAGCAGTAAATGTGCTGGAGCAATCATCGGCAAAGGTGGTGAAAATATCAAACGTCTACGCAACCAG TTCGAAGGCCAGATCTCAGTTCCCGATTCCAACTCTCCCGAACG GGTACTGACGCTGGTATGTCCACCATCGGTGATCGTTCGTATTGTTGAGGACATCTTGCCACGCATTGAAGAT acacaaaatgaaaaggacaAGTGCACTATCCGTCTACTTGTACATCAATCGCACGCTGGCGCTCTGATTGGGCGACAAggtggaaaaattaaagaactACGTGACAGAACAAACGCCAGAATCAAG GTGTTCCAGCAGTGTTGCCCTCAGTCAACTGATCGCATTTGTATGTTGTCTGGAGACGACCGTAATGTCATTGATGCTGTAGAACATATCGTGGAAGAACTGAAACAAATTCCTATTAAG GGCCCTGTCAATCCATATACCTCATTTAACTATGACCCTGCCATGGCCCCAGACTATGGCGGCTTCTCCCCTGCTTACCCTACCTCAGGACGTGGTGGACCCCCAATCAGCCCATTCTCAG GAGGTCCTCGACGTTCACTCGGAGCACCTCTGCCTCCAATGCGCGGTGGAGGCGGACTTGGTGGCCCTGATATGCGCTACGACCGCGGAATTGGCAGAGACTATgactcag GACCTTATGGTGGACCCATGGGTGGCCCTCCTCAgtatggtggtggtggaggtcTCTATGGTGGTTATCCTGGACAGAACTCAATCCAGACCACTCAG GTGACGATCCCGTCGGACCTGGGTGGCACGATAATTGGACGCGGTGGCGATCGCATCAATAGAATCCGTGACGAGAGCGGAGCGCAGATCCAGCTGGAACCCTCATCAGGACAAGAGGAGCGCGTCATCACCATCACTGGCACGCAGACTCAGATCCACGCTGCACAATATCTCCTACAGCAGTG CGTGCGCCAATCCGCCGCAGGCCGCAAGTATATCGAACAGCAACAAGCTGGTCACCATAGCCACCACCGCTAA
- a CDS encoding hypothetical protein (NECATOR_CHRI.G875.T1), whose protein sequence is MPRLRLTSLLDLVTTPVTNSLPKTDFWTYNDEIAPFSVSTSPIVPLSLGHVPLGSTIRPSAASITSFGSLRLGMKREHTDDDRYGSSRNSKRQRADGFSEALAQGKFELRILVSSKCAGAIIGKGGENIKRLRNQFEGQISVPDSNSPERVLTLVCPPSVIVRIVEDILPRIEDTQNEKDKCTIRLLVHQSHAGALIGRQGGKIKELRDRTNARIKVFQQCCPQSTDRICMLSGDDRNVIDAVEHIVEELKQIPIKGPVNPYTSFNYDPAMAPDYGGFSPAYPTSGRGGPPISPFSGGPRRSLGAPLPPMRGGGGLGGPDMRYDRGIGRDYDSGPYGGPMGGPPQYGGGGGLYGGYPGQNSIQTTQVTIPSDLGGTIIGRGGDRINRIRDESGAQIQLEPSSGQEERVITITGTQTQIHAAQYLLQQCVRQSAAGRKYIEQQQAGHHSHHR, encoded by the exons ATGCCTCGCTTAAGACTAACATCGCTATTGGACCTAGTCACTACACCTGTAACAAATTCATTACCTAAAACTGACTTTTGGACGTATAATGACGAAATTGCCCCCTTTTCCGTATCTACCTCTCCTATCGTACCGTTGTCGCTCGGTCACGTACCGTTGGGTTCGACCATTCGACCCTCCGCCGCATCCATCACATCGTTTGGTTCCTTGCGATTAG gAATGAAGCGCGAACACACTGACGACGACCGTTACGGAAGTTCACGTAATTCCAAACGGCAGAGAGCCGACGG TTTCTCCGAAGCATTGGCTCAGGGTAAATTCGAACTACGTATCCTTGTGAGCAGTAAATGTGCTGGAGCAATCATCGGCAAAGGTGGTGAAAATATCAAACGTCTACGCAACCAG TTCGAAGGCCAGATCTCAGTTCCCGATTCCAACTCTCCCGAACG GGTACTGACGCTGGTATGTCCACCATCGGTGATCGTTCGTATTGTTGAGGACATCTTGCCACGCATTGAAGAT acacaaaatgaaaaggacaAGTGCACTATCCGTCTACTTGTACATCAATCGCACGCTGGCGCTCTGATTGGGCGACAAggtggaaaaattaaagaactACGTGACAGAACAAACGCCAGAATCAAG GTGTTCCAGCAGTGTTGCCCTCAGTCAACTGATCGCATTTGTATGTTGTCTGGAGACGACCGTAATGTCATTGATGCTGTAGAACATATCGTGGAAGAACTGAAACAAATTCCTATTAAG GGCCCTGTCAATCCATATACCTCATTTAACTATGACCCTGCCATGGCCCCAGACTATGGCGGCTTCTCCCCTGCTTACCCTACCTCAGGACGTGGTGGACCCCCAATCAGCCCATTCTCAG GAGGTCCTCGACGTTCACTCGGAGCACCTCTGCCTCCAATGCGCGGTGGAGGCGGACTTGGTGGCCCTGATATGCGCTACGACCGCGGAATTGGCAGAGACTATgactcag GACCTTATGGTGGACCCATGGGTGGCCCTCCTCAgtatggtggtggtggaggtcTCTATGGTGGTTATCCTGGACAGAACTCAATCCAGACCACTCAG GTGACGATCCCGTCGGACCTGGGTGGCACGATAATTGGACGCGGTGGCGATCGCATCAATAGAATCCGTGACGAGAGCGGAGCGCAGATCCAGCTGGAACCCTCATCAGGACAAGAGGAGCGCGTCATCACCATCACTGGCACGCAGACTCAGATCCACGCTGCACAATATCTCCTACAGCAGTG CGTGCGCCAATCCGCCGCAGGCCGCAAGTATATCGAACAGCAACAAGCTGGTCACCATAGCCACCACCGCTAA
- a CDS encoding hypothetical protein (NECATOR_CHRI.G876.T1) has translation MDPYCKPSPSYTSHSTSPTLPSLSSSTAQSPTNLEVTDEELQRISVRQLNQRLQGHDRQVVTMLKQKRRTLKNRGYALNCRVRRIQNQLQLEADNIQLRDQIRSLVQTLSDVQARLQYYEPAFMLHDYAYVQPTMPMTYNPGAHLFTTTTVAHTNNTVTSICQMPQQQ, from the exons ATGGATCCATACTGTAAACCATCTCCATCCTATACCTCACATTCTACCTCACCAACGTTACCTTCACTGTCAAGCAGTACAGCACAATCCCCGACGAATCTTGAGGTTACCGATGAGGAACTACAACGAATTTCTGTTCGTCAACTGAATCAACGTCTCCAG GGACATGATCGACAAGTAGTGACAATGCTGAAACAAAAGCGTCGAACACTAAAAAATCGTGGATATGCTCTGAATTGTCGAGTGCGTCGGATCCAGAACCAGCTACAACTAGAAGCAGATAATATACAACTACGAGATCAG atcCGCAGCTTGGTACAAACGTTATCCGATGTACAAGCACGTCTACAGTACTACGAACCAGCATTCATGTTACATGACTACGCATACGTACAACCAACGATGCCAATGACATATAATCCTGGAGCACATCTATTCACAACAACAACCGTCGCACATACAAATAACACAGTCACATCAATTTGTCAAATGCcacaacaacaataa